From the genome of Trichoplusia ni isolate ovarian cell line Hi5 chromosome 26, tn1, whole genome shotgun sequence, one region includes:
- the LOC113505615 gene encoding uncharacterized protein LOC113505615 → MHSLNMLWCAQNEERWLKKQERDFNHQCVGTIEVIPDSIFVQHFRLNKSTFRSLCQELRVKTSLRGSQEISLTVKVLCALTFLATGSYQRTFGVTQHVAQRTASRCIRQVVDALNHPAIMARWIVFPRTQQERGLIKQEKVSKKVWLAWSNWVHRLHSYCYSKT, encoded by the exons atgCATTCTCTCAATATGTTGTGGTGCGCTCAAAACGAAGAAAGATGGCTTAAAAAGCAGGAAAGAGACTTTAATCATCAGTGCGTCGGCACGATCGAAGTTATACCGGATAGTATATTTGTGCAACACTtcagattaaataaatctacGTTTCGGTCTCTTTGTCAAGAACTACGAGTAAAAACTTCCTTGAGGGGTTCTCAGGAAATTTCTCTAACAGTTAAG GTGTTGTGCGCTCTTACCTTTTTGGCGACAGGCTCCTATCAAAGGACTTTTGGTGTTACCCAGCATGTAGCCCAACGAACAGCTAGCCGATGCATCAGACAAGTCGTTGATGCGTTAAACCACCCTGCTATCATGGCGAGATGGATAGTATTTCCGAGAACTCAGCaagaaagaggtttaattaaacaagagaaa gTTTCAAAGAAGGTTTGGCTTGCCTGGAGTAATTGGGTGCATAGATTGCACTCATATTGCTATAGTAAAACCTAA